Within Sorangiineae bacterium MSr11367, the genomic segment GGGAAGCGGAACCGTCATGCCATGTGCCGTAGCGGAGCGCGCCCGACGGGGCTTGAACGAAATGCAGGTGGAACGTCGTGGCGCACCACCGATTCGTCTCGAGGAGACGACATTCGTCGGCCAAGGATGGCCTCTGGGGGGGGGCCTCGGCGGCGACGCCGCGCGGTGCGGTCCTCGTGATTCACGAGAACCGCGGATTGCTCGTTTACGGCGCACTCGACACGCGCGTGAACGCCTCGCGGCCGGCCGCCCAAGCCGCCCTCGAGCAAGCGGCCCTCCCGCACGAGATTGTGACCTACGACGGTGCCGACCACGCCTTCTTCAACGATACCGGGGCACGTTACAACGCCGATGCCGCCGCCAAGGCCTGGACCAAAGTCCTCGATTGGTTTGGTCGTTACCTCGGATAGACCTAATGGCTTCAGCCACCGGGTTCAGGGGGAGGGTGATTCCGTTTGCCGTCCCATGCTCTCGAGGAGCCGGTAGCCTTCGGCCAGCGTGGCGTACGTGAGCGACAGCAAGTCGCGCAGCCGCGCGAGCTCGTGATGGTGATGCTCCTCGATGGGTTCCCGAGACCATTCATCGATTTGCTCGCGATGGATGGCATGAACGGCGTGTTCATTGTCGAGGTATCGCCCGATCTGGCTCAACGTTGACTCGTCCGGCAGCAGGGGGCCTGCCTGCAGGTGCCTCAGCACCTGAACCTGTCTTCGTGCATCTTGCAGACTTTGCTTGATGAGAAACGTGATGACGGCAAATGTCCTCGGCGGCTCGTGATCCATGAAGCGGGGCCTCCCTGGCGCTATGCGCTCTTCCGAATGATATGGCCGAATGCCGTCCATTCGATCACGCTAAATTCAAATTTAAAAATCAATCGACGCGCAACGCAACGCAACGCAACGTGACGGAGGACAGAGGACGGCGGAGAGTCGCACGCTGTGGCGAATACGAAGGATCGCATTTCCTGCCGAGCGCATGGCTGGCGTCGTGTGCGATGCGAGCGCACGTTCATTGGTCTTTTTGCCAAAAGAGCTCACCTCGAAACACTCATGTTGGTAGTGAGAGTCTGGCCATAGGGCAAGCATGGCAACGATCAAGAAACCGTGGCCCGGGCGGCCGCTCCAAGCTCCGCGTCCCGCGCATCCCAAGGTCTCGCCGAGGGGGCGCATCTTGAGTAAGTTATTGTTCGATACGGTGGATCTCCTGGAGGATGTCAAAAAGCTTACCGGGCGCCTGAGAAAGGAATTGCTTTTGGACGCCGGTGGCATGGATCGCCTTGGACATCCTGCGATCGAGGCGAGTCGCGGAGCGGAATCTGCACTCCGGCAGGTGCGTGGCCTTCTGACGGCTGCGCTGCCGTCTCAGCCTCCCGAGCCTCCGCAGACCGAGGCCGACGCCGAGGAAATCAACCCGGACGACTTCTTGTAACGAACCCGTCACCCATGACCGATTGGACGACCCGCCGGAGTGAATTCCGTGGAAACACCATTCCGAAATGGTATTCGAACTGATATCTCCACCAACGCGACGCGTTGCCGAAACCGTGCCAAAACGGTACCCGAATCGCGCGCGAAAACTGTGAATGGTATTTGGAATTGGATTTGACAACGTTGGATCATTTTCCGATGATACCGCTCCCTGCTCGGTAGCGTCCGCATGACCATCGATCGTGAAAGAGATCGGCGCGAAAGAGACTGGCGCGAGAACGATTGGCTGAAAGGCCTGTCTGCGGCGGGAAAATACCGATTCATCGCCGAGTTGGGGCGTGGAGGTATGGCCCACGTCTACCTCGCCATGATGCGAGGGCACCTCGGTTTCAACAAACTGGTGGTCTTGAAGGTGCCTCACGGGGCGGTGGCCGAGGACCCCGAGATGATGGAGATGTTTCGCGAGGAGGCACGCCTTGCCGCCCGCCTGAATCATCCGAACATCGTCCAGACCTACGAGGTCATTCAGGAAGGCGAGCGGGACGTCACCGTCATGGAGTACCTGGACGGACAGCCGCTTCACAAAGTGACCGGGCACGCGAAAAAGCTCGACCGGTCAGTTTCGTGCGGAATGCATCTTCACATTCTTTCCGAGGCGCTCACCGGATTGCACCACGCGCACGAGGCAAAGGATTTCGACGGCCGGCCGCTCGAGCTCGTGCACCGTGACATCTCACCGCCCAATGTCTTCGTGACCTTCGACGGGGCGGTGAAAATACTCGATTTCGGCATTGCGAAGACCTCGGCGTCGACCATCGAAACCGCATATGGAACCTTCAAGGGAAAGGTTCGTTACATGTCCCCCGAGCACTTGCTCGGGCAAAAGGTCGATCGCCGCAGCGACGTTTTTGCCATTGGGGCCATGTTGTGGGAGGCGGCCGTCGGAGAATCGCTCTGGAAAGGGCGCGCAGATCTCGAGATCGTGAGCGCCGTCGTTGGCAACCAGGTCCCGTTGCCGCGAAGCGTTTGCCCCAGCGTGCCCGCACCGCTCGACGCCATCGTGAGAAAGGCGATGGCGCACCGCCGGGACGATCGCTACGCGAATGCCTTGGAGCTCCAAGCCGACATCGAGGCATTCCTCGCGAGCCGCGGCGAGCGGTACACATCGCACGATGTTCGAGCCAAAATGACGGAGCTGTTTGCGCAGCTTCGCGCGGAGCGACAACGCCTCATCGAGGCGCAAACTCGAAAGGTGTCCGCGGAGTCGACGGCGGAATTCGTGGCGCTTTCCCGCGACTCCATGACGATGCACAGTGCTGCGCGTTGGCCCACGTCGGTGCACGAGTGCCCGCCACCCTCGAGCGCGTCGCTCTCCATTCGCGGGGTCGATATGGACATCGCCATCGAGGGCCCTGCGGAGAGCGTGCGTGCCGCCCTCGCACCAAGGCGGCGCGCCAAGATGGTCGGGGTTGGCGCGGTGGTACTTCTTGCCTTCGGGGCCGCGCTCGTGGCCGTCCGCGCGCCGCTTGGATCCCAAGCCTCGCAAGAGGCCGTCGCACCTGCGGAATCTGCGAGTCCCGCGGCGCGGGGCCCCGGCGGCAACGTACCCGCCGCCGGCGAGCCGCGCAGGCAAGACGTGGTGATCGTGGTTCGCACGGAACCGCCGGATGCGCGGCTCGTCGTCGACGGCGTCCCCCTGCGCGACAATCCGTGGATTCATCACGGCGTGGCCGAGCCGACCTCGCATGAGGTTCTCGCCGAGGCGAAGGGGCACGCCCCGCGGCGAGTCCGCGTCGCCATGGATAAGGATAGCGACATCATGATTCGGCTCGTCAAAGAGACCGCGGGCCCTGCACACGCGCCACCGCCCCGCGGTGTGCCCGCGCGTCCGGCGGCGGGGCCATCTTCGCCCGCCTCACCGTCCTCACCATTGGCGCCGGCCGCAAACCCGGCGTCCACCGAGCCGCCGTCCTCTGGGCCGCCGTCCTCTGGGCCGTCGGCGGGCCGCAAGGTCGTTCGTCCCGTCGATACGAGCGATCCCTGGAGCCGGTGAGCGTTTCACTGATTCTCCGAGCAGAGCAGCCCTTGCCCACGAGGTGCGCCCGGCGGGCCTAGAACGTCTCCCAGGAATTTGGTGTCCGAGCGCACCCGCTCGGCGTCTGGAACGCGGGCCGCCACATCGAGCGACGACGGGTCGTCGATAGTCTGCTTTTCGATCAACCCCTCCGGAAACCAGCACATTCTCTGGTACTCCTCGGGCGTCATCCTCTCCCCATCTTCCCCAAAGACCTGCCGCGCGTCGTACACCCCGTCGCCATCGCGGTCCCGCTGGCCCGTCGTTGCATAGGATTGGCCTTCAGGCCCGTCGAAAACATGGGGCCACCCTCGTTCCACGATCTCGGTCAGGTAAGGGCGAACCGCGGTATCGTCGATTCCGGCGCTGGGGTTCAATCGAAATCCCGTCGCACTGGTTTCGTCGGCGGTCATCCCTTCGTGGCGGTTCTTCGTCGTATCCAAGAGTTGGGCGTGAATGTCTTTCAAGACTTCGACGTACAGGGGGCCCCAATGGCCATAACAGCTGGCCAAACACGTGGCCATCGGCGGGCCACCGAGCGTGTCCCCCACGAGCTGGTTGCAACCGTTTTCATTGTCATTGCTCACCGAATACAGTTGCCAAGGGACCTTTTTGGCTGTGTTCAGCCTCTCGATCAGCCGCACCGAGCGTCCCGTGTCCGCCGAGTGCGCCACGACGTCGGCCCCCGCCTCGACGAGGCGGTACGTCAGCAGCTCTTCCCGGTACACGGGACCATCGTCGAGACGGAGTCTTCCTCCGTACGTCGAGAGGGGCTGCTGGCGGTAGTCCGACCAAAAGCCCAGCCATTGGACTTCCACCTTGATGGCGGGGTTGAGGCCGCGCGCCCCGAGGAGGAACGCCGATGCATAACGCACGACCTCCGGCGTAATGTACGAGGCGATGAATCCAAGACGATTTTTCTTCGTCTTCATGGCGGCCACCCGCCCCGCGATCCACCACGCTTGCTCGAGCCTATTCCCGATCGAGAGGACATTGCCCTCGGACCTGTTTCCGAGGACATTGATGAATTTCACGTGCGGATAGCGTTTGGCACGGACGAACATCTCGTCGCGCTGACTGAACGAATTCAAGAAAATGACGTCGACCCCGCGCTCCTTCACGGCAAAATCGATCTTTTGCGCAATGGGACCGTGCTCCGGATCGGTCGGATTGGGGAATACACCTTCGTCCTCGTAGGCCGTGACCCAGGGCAGTTGCTTCTTCGCGTAATCGAGTCCCTCGTGATGCGTCAATGTCCAGCCCTCACCGCCCGTGACGAATCCCACGTGCAGTGCGGCAACCTTGAGTGGCACGTGGCATTCGCCCGCGAAGCATTTCGTTGGCTCGGGACAATCGGCATTGACGGAGCAGCTCGCAACGCAAACACGCTCGTGGCATCGGCCTGCGTGGCAGTCCTCGTTGGTGGTGCACGTCGAGCCGATGCCGTAGCCGCGAATGTCACTTTCGACGATGAACGAGCAGCCGATCAAAAATGCGGCCACCCCGAGAATCCACGCGCGTTTGGATAACATGATTGTGCCTCCGAGAAGGATGCGAAGAGCGAGCGATTGGTCGACGAACGTCGCCGTCTCTGCAAGATGCATCGGGACGATCCAATGGCCGTGGCGGCCGATTTGAACGAAATTGATTTGCATATCAATCTGAAAATGACAAATGAAACCAATGCTGCGGGACGCGTACAGCGCAGGCATCGCGAACGGCGATTCGTCGACCGAGCGGGCCCGCCTCCGGGCTTTGGAGAAGTGGGCCGATCCCACGTCGCGGGCGTTGATCGAGGGCCTCGCCATTCAGACGCCGTGGCATTGTTTGGAAATCGGCGCGGGGACCGGTTCTCTATCGCATTGGCTGGCCGAGCGCTGCCCCCGCGGCCGCGTCGTGACCGCCGACATGACCGCCGACACGGGGCCGGGCAACCTCGAGTCGTGGGGTTCGCGCGTGCCCAACCTCGAGGTGGCGCGTATCGACCTGATGAAGGACGACTTTCCGGCGGGCACGTTCGATTTGATCCACGCGCGGCTCGTCCTCGCGCACCTGCCGGAGCGTGACGCCATCCTGCAGCGCGCGGTGCAGTGGCTCAAACCCGACGGCGCCATCCTCGTGGAGGACGCGTACATCCTCCCGCGCGACGATTGGGCGCGCGACGAGCTGACGGACGTTCACCACGCTTTCTTGGACGTCCTTGCGGCCCAGGGGTTCGACGGTCGATGGATACGCCGGTTGCCCTCGAAATTGGCCAATCTCGGCATCGTCGACCTGCAGGTGGTCGCAACGCCCGTGACGTTTGGAATCGGTGACCGGATCGAGGAAAGCTGGAGCATCGGCTTCGAGCAGTTCCTGCCACGGTTCCTACGCACGGGCGTTTTGACGTTGAAGCAAATTATGGCTTATCAGAATTTGCCACGGACGGAAGCGATCTACATGCCGTGGCTTCTCGTCTCGGTCTCGGGCCGGCGTCCCGATTCGGAGAGGGCAAATTCGTAGTAGCTCAGTAGCCCGGCGGCATCATGGCCGTCCACAGCGGGACAGTACGTCCGCGGCACGTGGCGGGCGACGGATCGTCCGCATTCGGGCACCAGGCAATGGGGCCGTTCAAGTAATCCATGTACAAATCGTGATATCCGGGAAACCCCGGCACGCTGGACCGGTCGGCGCGCACGGCGCCCCACGAGTTCTTCACACGTAGAAACTGCACGCTGGTCGAAGGCAAAAGCGCCGCGTCGAGCTTGGCCCGGTCCGCCGCTTGGCTCGGATCGAGCGTCGTGCCGGCGGGCAGCAAGCCGAAATTCTGCGTCATGGCCTGATAATCCTCGAGCACGACCATGTGCCCGCCCTGATGCCCCGGGCCCTTGGCGCGAAGGGTCGTCATATTGAACGCGCCCCGCCGCTCGCTCGTGCCCTGCTCCAGCGCGTTGAAGTCGACCGCCCACGATAGAACGACGGGTTGTCGATCGTGCAACGCCCGCTGCACGCGAATCATGAAATTGCGCCGGCCCGTTGCCCCCGTCGGATACTGCTCGCTGTGCCAATCTCGAATGGCTTGCGACAAGTTCGTATCCTTGAAAACACCGGGGCGCGAGGATGTCGTGCTCTCCGTATAACGCACTTGAAATGCGCTGGGCGACAGAATCGGTGTGCCCTCGATGCCGGCTCCGTCGTCGATCGTGCGCGACGCATCGGCGCCGAACGCGGCATCGAGCCACGAGCGTGTGGCCGTGGGCAGGCCCCATGCTTTGTCGAGAACGCGCCGAACGAGCTTGCGATCGGCTCGGGCGCTCGCCGTGGAGAGGCGGCCGGAGACGAGTTCCGCGTTCACCGCATCGAGCGCCCCTTTCTGCTGCGGCGACATTTCAGGGCCGTTGTCGCGG encodes:
- a CDS encoding methyltransferase domain-containing protein, giving the protein MKPMLRDAYSAGIANGDSSTERARLRALEKWADPTSRALIEGLAIQTPWHCLEIGAGTGSLSHWLAERCPRGRVVTADMTADTGPGNLESWGSRVPNLEVARIDLMKDDFPAGTFDLIHARLVLAHLPERDAILQRAVQWLKPDGAILVEDAYILPRDDWARDELTDVHHAFLDVLAAQGFDGRWIRRLPSKLANLGIVDLQVVATPVTFGIGDRIEESWSIGFEQFLPRFLRTGVLTLKQIMAYQNLPRTEAIYMPWLLVSVSGRRPDSERANS
- a CDS encoding BMP family ABC transporter substrate-binding protein, which encodes MLSKRAWILGVAAFLIGCSFIVESDIRGYGIGSTCTTNEDCHAGRCHERVCVASCSVNADCPEPTKCFAGECHVPLKVAALHVGFVTGGEGWTLTHHEGLDYAKKQLPWVTAYEDEGVFPNPTDPEHGPIAQKIDFAVKERGVDVIFLNSFSQRDEMFVRAKRYPHVKFINVLGNRSEGNVLSIGNRLEQAWWIAGRVAAMKTKKNRLGFIASYITPEVVRYASAFLLGARGLNPAIKVEVQWLGFWSDYRQQPLSTYGGRLRLDDGPVYREELLTYRLVEAGADVVAHSADTGRSVRLIERLNTAKKVPWQLYSVSNDNENGCNQLVGDTLGGPPMATCLASCYGHWGPLYVEVLKDIHAQLLDTTKNRHEGMTADETSATGFRLNPSAGIDDTAVRPYLTEIVERGWPHVFDGPEGQSYATTGQRDRDGDGVYDARQVFGEDGERMTPEEYQRMCWFPEGLIEKQTIDDPSSLDVAARVPDAERVRSDTKFLGDVLGPPGAPRGQGLLCSENQ
- a CDS encoding serine/threonine protein kinase, coding for MTIDRERDRRERDWRENDWLKGLSAAGKYRFIAELGRGGMAHVYLAMMRGHLGFNKLVVLKVPHGAVAEDPEMMEMFREEARLAARLNHPNIVQTYEVIQEGERDVTVMEYLDGQPLHKVTGHAKKLDRSVSCGMHLHILSEALTGLHHAHEAKDFDGRPLELVHRDISPPNVFVTFDGAVKILDFGIAKTSASTIETAYGTFKGKVRYMSPEHLLGQKVDRRSDVFAIGAMLWEAAVGESLWKGRADLEIVSAVVGNQVPLPRSVCPSVPAPLDAIVRKAMAHRRDDRYANALELQADIEAFLASRGERYTSHDVRAKMTELFAQLRAERQRLIEAQTRKVSAESTAEFVALSRDSMTMHSAARWPTSVHECPPPSSASLSIRGVDMDIAIEGPAESVRAALAPRRRAKMVGVGAVVLLAFGAALVAVRAPLGSQASQEAVAPAESASPAARGPGGNVPAAGEPRRQDVVIVVRTEPPDARLVVDGVPLRDNPWIHHGVAEPTSHEVLAEAKGHAPRRVRVAMDKDSDIMIRLVKETAGPAHAPPPRGVPARPAAGPSSPASPSSPLAPAANPASTEPPSSGPPSSGPSAGRKVVRPVDTSDPWSR
- a CDS encoding dienelactone hydrolase family protein, with product MAHHRFVSRRRHSSAKDGLWGGASAATPRGAVLVIHENRGLLVYGALDTRVNASRPAAQAALEQAALPHEIVTYDGADHAFFNDTGARYNADAAAKAWTKVLDWFGRYLG